The genomic interval tttataaatattctcaGAGAGTAGATGCGTAGCTCTTCTTTTATTGTCCTGTCAGCTattttttgcttcagtctttCTTCCTCCAAGTCCATctacaaacaaaagaaaaaaaaaaaagagatgcagTTTTCTGGTGCAGCATACAACACTTGACACCACATCTTCTACCTCTGGGATGTGCAAATCCATAGCCTGCTCTAGGAGGGTCAGCACACAGAACTGAGAGTGCCTTTTCCTTGACACAAACGGGCCCACACAGGAATGAAAGTCCCTGTGTGCTCAGCCTCCTCAGGCTGGGGGCCCTGTAGCCACAGAGAAGTGTCTTGCAATCCTCCTATCTTTGCTAGATCAGTAACATATTTCCTTAAGGACAGAAAGACAGTTTGCCTGTTCATTGTAACAGACAGATCTCAGATAGCTTGGTACTAAACTCTGAAATAAGTACATCAGCTCCCCCACCTCATTACTTCTGCAGGTAAGTAACCAGTCCTCACCACTATGGCTCAAGCTTCCTTCTCCTACTCGTGAAGGAAAATTGGGGGGTGGCACATAGAGAAGAAAGTACAGTCTTGAGCAGCTTCTCATGAAAACTTGACATATTTTGCTTTATCTGCAAAAAGACAGTATTGCCTGTGAAGGCAATTTAACCTAGGCAGACCCACACATTACCCAGGTATTTTCTGAGGATTTATTTCCATCAAACAGCAACATTAAGGGGCAAGTTCTTCTAACGTGTGAGTTCTAGAGGCAAAAGTGTGGTAAGTAAAGGAGATTCTGGTTATATGATGAAAAAAGATGGCTGTGAACTTCACTAGAGCAGAAAGCAACTCACTGTAATTCATGAAATCTGTAATTACTGCTTTGTGGTTTGAAGTGGAAGTATCTTTCAAAGGTAATTGTTTCACTGCATAAATCTCCACTTCCAGTGTACAGAGAGCAAAAAGAAGGTACATGTTTCACCAAAAAAGCCTTTCAGACTcttttttcagagcttttggGAAATCTAAGCTGCATCAGCATTTTGTACGTGCACGTGTGCCAAAGACACCTAAGTGAAAAATCTTTCAGTATCTTCTTATTGCAGCAACACTCAAATTGTATGAGGAGTACCATTTGAATTTTATTCCTCCCCAAATAACTGCCTTCTGCATTGCACACTTAAAACCCAGAGCACTCAAACTGATTCCTGACAGAACAAGGGTTTTGcccacagctgggacagcctTTCCTGTTGGATTATGTAGAAACTAACACAGGAAGCAGGACTGGAGTGTGAGGAAGAGGCAGATAAGACAAGCAGCCAACAGGTTGGCCTCAGTCCCCAGTGGATGGGGGAAGGGCCAACAACCCCGATTCCAGCTACCTAGAAAGCAAGAGGATGTGGGCTGCCCTGCCCCCAAAACAAACTACTTCAGTCCTTATTAACCTTATTTTCCACTGTCTGCAAAATTACACACCTCTCTGTTTTAGCCACTTAAGCCATAAGAAGCCATCATCACAGAAAGATGGAAGTTACTCACCTGGAGCTCATATTGCAAGCTACGGTGTTTTAGCTGAGCTGCACTGGGATCTGTAATGCAGAAGTCCCAGCCTGCAAAGACTTTGTTACAGTAACTCTGAAATGAGTCTGCATCATGCACTAAGTTCTGCTTAAATCCTTCCACAGACCTAGAGAAAAATGCAACTTTATATCATTCATGAGAAGACATATTTTATCCACAGCAAAAAACTACACCAAAGGAACCTGGCTGATCAAAGACTGAACGACGCCCTCTATGGGCAAACTGCTGCACTTGCTTTGCATCAGTGAGGCGCTGGAAGGCTTTCAGAGAGAGGTTCTCAGCAGCTGAACCTCACTGGCAGAGGTTACTCCTCCCTGCACTCAGCCACAGTCACACCTTCTCACCTCACCCAGCGCTTCTCTGACACTGCAAAGAGCTGGCTCAGAAAACTTcagagggtgaaaaaaaaagccacaaccaaaaaccccaaaagaaaatCCCCCAACAACTACTGTATAGTTGAGGGCCTTTATTTATAGGTATGTGTGCATATGAAAAACTGatacttcaaaattttttttctttttttttttatttgctggcTCTTGCTTCCCAAGCACAGACAAAGGCTACTGTGGCACTGCAACCTCAAGCAGAAGATTCTCTATTTCCATATAAAACAGTTCGGGAAAGCAGCACATTCCCTTCAAGTAGGAATACAATGTAAACTGTGCAATAGGTAGCAGTAAATAAACTACACCAACATCTTTACCTTTTTATTATCCAGAGGAAACTTAATGCAAGGTAGGCAAATGTAGCCAGGAGGTATGCCAGGGGCAAGTTGTACCTCATGACACTGATCCATACAGCATCTACTGTGTAATAGCCATAGAACAATCTTGTCACTTCAAGGAATCCCTGGGAAAACATGAATTCGAAACAGAATttgtaacagcagcagcaactgccCTGTTAAATCCGACCTGGCATTAAGCAATCattttgtaaatttaaaattgaGGCCCCCAGCAAGCTACAGCAGTCTGCAGCCTCTAAATACTGCCACTGCCTCTACCAAACTGTGATGCAGACACTGTGTGATTAGAATCCCTCCCCTCTCCAGTCAAAGAGCTCTAGGACACAACACTGGGACATTACACAGAGAGCACAATAGGCAGTGTGCTCCAGAATACACAAGGCTTTagcagctggggaggagaggcCAGGCTGCAGCACGTGGCCAGCCAGGCCTTGTGGTTGCTGAGTAATTAGTTAGTTCAAAAACTCCCCTTCTCACAGATAAAAGCTAATTTACCCCAGTGATGCCTTaccatttttcaaaattatcaaAGCTTCATTCCACTAGTgaaacattttcacattttaaatgtcatgCAAGACACagaaacttaattaaaaaaaacaacaacctaATTACTTACAGTGCCACTGAGCAAATCTTGGAGGTAAGTATAGAAGTAAACAAGTCCCTTATTACCACTAGGTTCATAAATTGAGCAGTTATAATCTgtcaaaagaaaagcatgaaaagtCACTGAAATCGCAATCCCCACTGAACTGTAAGATCAAGTTAATTCAAACATGGCACATTCTtataaaaaagcatttctttgttCTGGGAGGTGGAGGAGAAGCTGATGGAAAGTAGGAATCTTACAACAGCTGTACACAGAGAAGATGTTTACCTGTGTTCTTTGGAGAAATGTTAGCAACAGTACTGTTGAATATTCCATAGTCAGAAATGATGGTGGGAAGAGTAATAAAACTGAACATCAggataaaaattataaaattcagCAGGACCAGAAAACGCAGGAAGGAGAAGTAGGACTGGATGCCAGTACCAAATCTCCctgggaataaaaaaaacaggTGTTAATAATTGAGatgataaaataattgaaaatacagaatgagCAGATTATCATTTCAATTACATCGAATTAACTGAAGAAACACGGCTAAAGCTAGTTCTGTGTACTTCAGACTTTTAGCAATATAACTGAAAAGCAAGCTggacttttaaataattttctctgatatttatttccttctagCACATCGTGGATTTTACACTCAGCAATAATAAGGGAAGAAATTAACTTCTTAAACACATGCAGTTATATCTGAAACTACACTCATGTAAAACTGCCAATAACAGAAGCAATTTTGAAGAGGAGAAATCAACATCAGACAACAAATACCTTCAATGCTGTGAATATCACGTCGCCAAAGCACCAGGTAAGACGACAACCCCTTGGCTTCACTGAGTACTTTTTTCAATGATTTACTGTTAGCTTTTTTCCACTTATTCCActtagataaatattttatatcagCCTGCTGAGAGTCCCTGAGAATCAAGAAATAGAGTTACTGAGCACAAGAAATAACTTTTCACTGCGTGTAAGAGGGCCCAGCCCGATGGAGCCTGCCTGCAGCCTTCAGGGGGGAgcacagtgctgggagctgagtAACACACACAAACCACCCCCATCTGATCCTCCTGCTAATGGCAACATCAGCTTCACTCAAATACAGCAAGTTCTCTCACAAAAAACACTTGTCTcccttggagaaaaaaaatacccagttGACAATagcacaacacagaaaaaaatatgtatctgAACTTCCCACTGGGGTCTCAGGGAAGTTGCCATTAATGACTTCATATTTACAAATggctggaaaaggaagagaagattCTTTCCTCAAAACTTTTGACCTCAGTATCTCCACCAAGAGGCTCTTAAAaaatttctctaaaatatttatctaaaGTAtgttgtgtgaaaaaaaaagaaaaaaaggagagagaaagcacACTATAGAgacttaaatatttcattttgattttataattCTTTTATATCACATTCCAGCacataacagaaaacaaatgttattaaaatcattattttttcattattcagtTTTAATAGCTTTTTGAAAACTTTGCTGAGAAGTGCCAACTCAATGAATTTAAGAAAGCAGTTTTTGCACATCTGGGGGTGCACTGTTCTAACAATGAGCTGCAAACAAACACTGAGGACGTGCCACTGTCTGTAATTTTAACTACTTCTCACTTTTGGATTTTCATACTATATGCatacatttgcattttagaaATTGCTGCATGGTCAGCAACAGCATCAAAGAGAATTCTGAGTGGCTCAGAGTTtgcattttattgtttcttttaagaaacCCGGAAAATAGACAAAACTTCCCAGAAAACTTGAAGATGGACTTGTAAGAGCAAATGCTGTTCCAGCCTCTGATGCCACCGAAGAAGGGCAGCAGTTGAGTGCCAATGGACACCGTGCTGGGGTAGAAGACAAaggtttcagttttaaaagactttGTACACAACCCTAAAGTGCCTAAGTGATGCAACTGCCACACCGCTGCCGCGTGTGCTGTTGCCAGTTTGCTTATCCTACTCAGCTGAAAgtaaaataagcattttggCAGGAAGCCAAATTAAACCTACACACAACAATCGAACAGGCAGCAGACGACCTCAGCTTTAAGTGCAAATACAGCTCTTCTGAAAAGATTTCATTTAGTGGAAACTACAGGCTGCAGCACGTAGTGTTTCAAACAGACACTCTGGAGAACCGTCTGGCCCCTGTTCggtttgcattttaaatagagGCGTGGGCTGCATATTCCTCTGAGTTACAGAAGTTGAGTGTTCAGCTTTCAGGACGTTCATACCAAGCACTCTGTGTTGGCAGCTGCTGTGCAACATGCAGAGCACTGACTTGTACAAGTGCCAAGAAGCCCCACCAGAATCTCTCAGTGCTAACATGTGTAAACAAGCTTGGGACATTGCAACTCCACTTCTCCCTCcagttcctttttcttaaagaaCTGAGCTTTAAATACccaaattcaaaaaaaaaaaaaatatcaaggtATCGAGCACTTCCCTCTACCATGATCTGGATCTTCTGCTACTTCTTGTGTACACACTATAGGGTTAAACATAACTCCAGGGTCAGGCTGTTTCCCACTGCTCTTGCAGTCGAGTAACTCTTGTTCTCTGTGGAGTACCAGGCATTAACTGCAGTTTCACCTCTCTCCTGGTTCATAACAGAACTACGAGGTACCTGATTTAAAGGTGCAGCTGTTCCCCGGCAGTGTAAAACCACATCCTGTACCCTCCCTCCTCACAGCAGCTTTCAGCCCAACAGCGAGACATGAGGCAACAAGCTGAGAAACCCAGGCGGGGCCAAAGCAGGCTCTTCGCAATCCCTCCCTCCGGGGGGCTACCACCAGGGGGGCAGGAACTGCTCACAGCGCACAGGAAAGTGCCGTTTAAAAAGGAATATggacagaaaaaagagaggaaaaaaagaaagggtcCCGAGAAGCTTCCTTCCAACTGTAGTGAGCCACAGCAAAGGGAGCGCAGTGCATTGTGTAAGAGCAGCTAAGCAGActcaagagcagcagcactcGCATAGCAGCAGATAACCCACACTGACCCTTGAAAGCACAAAACcctgaacaaaaacaaaacaaaaaaaaaaaggaaaaaaggaagccaGTAAGAAAAACGTTTGGCTGCCGCAGGTGAGACTCAAATTTTGACTAATTTCTTCCAATTCAACCTACTCCCACCCCCAGCAAGAGACTCCCTCGTGCCAGCCAAGAGCACCAGGGCACCTTCGCGTCGGAACCACATGCCACAGGGTGGAACAGATAGAGCTGAACCCGGTTCTGCTTCAGCCTTCCAGCGCACCGGGGTCGCGTGCAGGAAAGGTCAATTTAAAAAcgaacaagcaaacaaaaaacaacaacaagggGAAAAACGCGCGAGGATTCACCTTAATCTCCTCTTCTCCGCGATGCTCAGCGGGTGCTCCCTGGCAGGGCGCTCAGCCAGCTCgcccccatcctgccccagcgCCCGGAGCTGGGTGCcggcggggccgtgcggggccgccccgcgctcccgggtcccgccgcgccgccgccgcgccgactggcagctgggcagctcctgcaggaaatCCACAGGTGCGGCGCCGCGCGGGTCCTCGGGGAGGAACAGCCCTGCGGGGGGAGAgagcgggggctgcggggcgggggtCGCCGCAACAGGGCACCCGGGACCCCGCAGCGCTGAGCTGGGTCCCGCGGGTCCCGTCCCGCCCGTCCGCCCGtccgtccatccatccatccacccatcccccggcccgcccgccccgcgccctcACCGCTGCCCCGCTGCCAtcccggcggccccgcggcggccCCCGCTCCGCTCATGTCGGCGGGGGAAGCCAGAGCTCAGCCCCGCGCCGCTGCCGCCGTTTCCGGGCGCTGCGGGGCCGTGGGGCGGTGGGTGCCGCCCAGAGCGGGGGCGAGgccgcccgcggggccgccTTCCCCGCACCCCGCCCGCCGGGCTCGCGGTTCGGAGCGTCGGCCTCTCTGTTCCTCGTGCTTGTTTTTAAAACGCAGGGTGTGCGTATAGGTGTGTGTACAGGGCACACCAGCAGCTCACCCTCGTTACAGTGAGGCAAGGCTCACGCACCCCAGGTGCGGGGCTCTGCGCGTTCTGACTGCTGGGCATCTCTCGCCCACGCTTGGCTTGGAAATTGGCTTTGTTTAATGTCTTCTGTTACTGTTAAACGCCCACGCTGGTGCTGGGTGCTGTAAAAACTTACAAACTCCGACACTTGGTCAACTCATTAGGTCATGAGCCCGAGGTGTCAGCTCTTTCTGAGTGACTGGATCCAGTGCCACAGGCTGCAGTGGAAACAACACAGCTTCACCTTTGAATGTGAAAACTCAGTATGAACCGGAGCAAGCAAAGCAGATGCTGGATCTCTTTTTCCATCTGAGGGTGAGGGGGTTGTGTTAGCTTGTAGTAAACATCTCAGAGGGATTTATTTCTTGGAATAATTCTTGCCTTTTGTGTGAAAATAACAGCATGTGTGAccaaaaacaaatgaaacctTTAGTAGTTTCAGCAGCATTAGGTGGTGGGCAAAATACCCCCATAATTTCTAGCATTTCTTACTGTGTTCTACTGATAGTTAAACTGATAAACAGATTATTCTGAACATTCCTCATCCACTTTCTGccatagtttttaaaataagttattATTAGGTTTCAGAATGCTGAATCAGACATAAACAAACGTGTCTTCTGTTACATGTGTGTCATCAGCTCAGGTACATCATtttcaaattgctttattagCAATAAGAATCTATGTGGATCATCTGTTTCcataataaaacaataaaatgttactgataaaaatgaaagttctCAAAGTAATTTAGATGTACACATTTATAATCTGTGTTACTGGCAGAGGTGAAAGATATATCTTAAGGGGAATTGTTGTGAAA from Chiroxiphia lanceolata isolate bChiLan1 chromosome 16, bChiLan1.pri, whole genome shotgun sequence carries:
- the TMC7 gene encoding transmembrane channel-like protein 7 codes for the protein MSGAGAAAGPPGWQRGSGLFLPEDPRGAAPVDFLQELPSCQSARRRRGGTRERGAAPHGPAGTQLRALGQDGGELAERPAREHPLSIAEKRRLRDSQQADIKYLSKWNKWKKANSKSLKKVLSEAKGLSSYLVLWRRDIHSIEGRFGTGIQSYFSFLRFLVLLNFIIFILMFSFITLPTIISDYGIFNSTVANISPKNTDYNCSIYEPSGNKGLVYFYTYLQDLLSGTGFLEVTRLFYGYYTVDAVWISVMRYNLPLAYLLATFAYLALSFLWIIKRSVEGFKQNLVHDADSFQSYCNKVFAGWDFCITDPSAAQLKHRSLQYELQMDLEEERLKQKIADRTIKEELRIYSLRIFINIIVIAILSGCFYSIYRVTVFSQEKSNDISNTNFQDNLLVQYLPSIVITLANFIGPQIFSFLIKFEDYLPAFEIVLTLMRCVFLRLANIGVLLFSLWSQISNCAADKCEPCGYNYKLYPCWESDVGREMYKLMIFDFIIILGMTLFVDFPRKLLVTHCSCKPVQWFGLSEFRISDHVLEIIYGQTICWIGTFFSPLLPAIATVKYFIIFYIKKISLIHARKPADRPIRASSSNFFFLAVLLIGLILAFIPVGVSIASIPSSKACGPFRNFNTSWEVVPDTIRGFPKGLQQVLFGMASEAFAVPFFMVVCLIMFYFMALAGAHKRVVERLEEQLALESRDKMFLIRKITEAKRRP